The Photobacterium sp. CCB-ST2H9 DNA segment TCACATTTTTTGTGGGGAATATTACATTTTTATCACGCCTGCCGTAATACTATAGAGAGCCGTGTAAAACCATGCCGCCTGAAAAACCAGCAAGCGCGCACAGAAAACTGGCATCCTGCAGGGGATAACTGCACACTAATCCGATTGTCTTTCCCCTGACCGGCGTCTACAGCCGTCAGGAAGCCAAAGTTTTTTCTCGATCCCGGCAATCAACGTCTTGCCAGACACACGCCTGATACACACAAGGATGATGAATCACCATGACCGTAAAAAAATACAAAAGCTCCGCCGGTGGATGGGGGGCACTTGCCAGTACAACCCGTCATCTGGTGAAAAGTGAGAACATCACCCGAAATATCCGCAACTTACTGAAAACGAACCAAGAACATGGTTTTGACTGCCCGGGCTGTGCTTGGGGGGAAACCGAAGAACAGGGGCGTTTCAGGTTCTGCGAAAACGGTGCCAAAGCCGTAAACTGGGAAGCAACCAGTCGTCGGGTCACCCCGGAGTTTTTTGCCCAGTATCCGGTCGGCTGGCTGCAGCAACAGAGCGATTACTTTCTGGAATATCAGGGCCGCCTGAGCCACCCCGTACGATACAACCCCAAGACAGATCACTATGAAGCGATCCGTTGGGATGAAGCTTTTGCTCTGATCGCAAGTCATTTGCATGCACTGGATAACCCAAATCAGGCCGAATTCTACACCTCAGGACGAGCCAGCAACGAAGCGGCGTTTCTCTACCAGCTTTTTGTCCGGGCCTATGGCACCAATAACTTTCCGGACTGTTCAAACATGTGCCATGAAGCCAGTGGCGTCGCACTGAAACAAAGTATCGGCATCGGCAAAGGTACAGTAAAAATCGAAGACTTTGATAAAGCTGACGCTATCTTTGTCTTTGGGCAGAATCCCGGCACAAATCATCCCCGAATGCTGGATACTCTGCGTAAGGCCTCTCGACGCGGCGCCGCAATTGTGACCTTCAATACCCTCAAAGAGCGCGGTCTTGAGCGATTCACAAACCCGCAATCTCCTGCTGAAATGCTGACCGGTGGCGCAACCGCCATCAGCAGTCACTATTTTACGCCAAAACTGGGCGGTGACATGGCGGTGGTCAGGGGCATGGTCAAAGCCCTCATTGCCATGGATAAAACCGAGACCGCTGCAGGAAAAGATTCTATTTTCGATCATGATTTTATCCGGGCGCATACGACAGGATTAGACAGCTACCTGAGCGAAGTGGAAGCAACAGACTGGTCTCTCATTACGGAACAGGCGGGACTGAACCAACAGGATCTTGAATACGCTGCAACACTATATCGCCACTCTCAACGCGTGATCATCACCTGGGCGATGGGCATTACACAACACAAGCACTCTGTCAGCACCATTCAGGAAATCACCAACCTGCAATTACTCTTTGGTCAGTTAGGCAAACCGGGGGCCGGACTTTGCCCGGTCCGCGGCCACAGCAACGTACAGGGTGACCGGACCATGGGCATCCATGAAAAACCGGCACCGGCATTCACCCAGGCGCTTGAAAAACGGTTCGGCTTCACTCCCCCATCAGAACAGGGTCACAATACTGTTCATGCCATCAAGGCAATGCTGGCCGGAGAAAGTAAAGTCTTTATCGGATTAGGAGGCAACTTTGCTTCAGCGACACCAGACACCCGTCTCACCCAGCAGGCACTGGCAAGTTGCGCGCTCACGGTGAATATTGCCACCAAACTCAACCGTACCCACCTGATCACCGGTCAAGACAGTCTGATCCTGCCCTGCCTGGGACGAACGGATATCGACCTTCAGGAAAACGGACCGCAATCGGTCACGGTTGAAGATTCTTTCAGTATGGTCCATGCCTCCGGCGGTGTCGTTGAAAGTGACATCGCTGAAATGCGCTCTGAGCCTGCAATCATTGCCGGTATCGCCAAAGCCACACTGGGGAATCACCCGGTTGACTGGGACTGGCTGATCGAAGACTACGACCGGATACGTGATCTGATTGCCGACGTCATTCCCGGATTCAGTGAGATGAACCTCAAACTGAAACAGCCCGGCGGTTTTTATCTGGGTAACAGTGCTGCAGAGCGAATCTGGCACACGGATTCCCAAAAAGCGGAGTTCAGAACGCATCCGCTCCCCGACCACCTGCTCCCGGCCAATTTACGTCAACTCAGCGATGATCCGGTTTTCGTTCTTCAGACCGTTCGCTCTCACGACCAGTACAACACGACAATTTATGGTTTTGAAGACAGGTATCGCGGGATTTCAGGCGAACGTAAGATCCTGATGATGAATGCATCAGACATCGAGGCAATAGGCTTAAAACCGGGGGACAGAGTCGACGTGACTTCGTTGTCTGCCGATGGCATCCAGCGTCAGGTCGAAGGGTTCAAACTTATCAGCTATGACATCCCGGCTGGCAATATCGCCGCATATTTCCCGGAAACTAACCCGCTGGTGGCACTGGACAGTAAAGGCGACTTGAGTGATACCCCGATTTCGAAAGCCATTCCTGTCGTGCTTACGCCTAGTCAGGTTGACGATGAACGAATCGATCTGGCTCCTTATTAATCCGGACAATGAATCAACCGGGAAGTATCTTACTTCCCGGTTCGCAGAGAAAACGAATGTGTTCGGGGGAAATGAACAGATCCGCTACTGCAAATTAC contains these protein-coding regions:
- a CDS encoding FdhF/YdeP family oxidoreductase, encoding MTVKKYKSSAGGWGALASTTRHLVKSENITRNIRNLLKTNQEHGFDCPGCAWGETEEQGRFRFCENGAKAVNWEATSRRVTPEFFAQYPVGWLQQQSDYFLEYQGRLSHPVRYNPKTDHYEAIRWDEAFALIASHLHALDNPNQAEFYTSGRASNEAAFLYQLFVRAYGTNNFPDCSNMCHEASGVALKQSIGIGKGTVKIEDFDKADAIFVFGQNPGTNHPRMLDTLRKASRRGAAIVTFNTLKERGLERFTNPQSPAEMLTGGATAISSHYFTPKLGGDMAVVRGMVKALIAMDKTETAAGKDSIFDHDFIRAHTTGLDSYLSEVEATDWSLITEQAGLNQQDLEYAATLYRHSQRVIITWAMGITQHKHSVSTIQEITNLQLLFGQLGKPGAGLCPVRGHSNVQGDRTMGIHEKPAPAFTQALEKRFGFTPPSEQGHNTVHAIKAMLAGESKVFIGLGGNFASATPDTRLTQQALASCALTVNIATKLNRTHLITGQDSLILPCLGRTDIDLQENGPQSVTVEDSFSMVHASGGVVESDIAEMRSEPAIIAGIAKATLGNHPVDWDWLIEDYDRIRDLIADVIPGFSEMNLKLKQPGGFYLGNSAAERIWHTDSQKAEFRTHPLPDHLLPANLRQLSDDPVFVLQTVRSHDQYNTTIYGFEDRYRGISGERKILMMNASDIEAIGLKPGDRVDVTSLSADGIQRQVEGFKLISYDIPAGNIAAYFPETNPLVALDSKGDLSDTPISKAIPVVLTPSQVDDERIDLAPY